A window of uncultured Methanobrevibacter sp. genomic DNA:
AATTTTTGTAATGGACGGTGTATACTCTTCCATTTTATTATATAACTGATCATCACCCCAATAAGTGTTGATAAATTCCCCATGCTCATCACAAGTTTTTTTGATAAAGACTTTGCCATCTTCATCATAAACTTCAGCAGTTAAAGATTTACCGCACTCAGGGCATAAACTTTTAGTATCCTTAATTTTCAAAAAAACCACCTTACTAGCAATATTGCATTAACATTACATAATATATACAATATTTAAATTATATCATACTTCTTATTTATACTTAATTGGATATTGTAATAATACTTTGCCAGTTTCATCTTTAATGCATACTCAAAATTTAAATCATTGAATGAACAAAATAATATTAATATGTGAAATTTATTTTTACAGAAGGCAATAATATGCTAAACAGTTATTTTAAATTTAAAGAAAATGGAACAGATTTAAAAACTGAAATAATTGGAGGCATTACCACTTTTCTTGCTATGGCATATACTTTAGGAATCAATCCTACAATATTATCTAAAACCGGAATGCCTAAAACAGGAGTATTTTTTTCAACAGCCATAGCATCGGGAATTGCATGGGGATTCATAATATATTCAATTGGAAAAATTGCTACCGGAAAATTCAAGGAAACTAATTTGAGAGTATATGTTCTAGCAATTGTATTTGGATTTTATATATTCTTTGGAATTTGAACTCACTTATGTGAGTTTAATTCTCTATTTTAAATAGCGATGCCTAAGCAATCGGCTGTAATTGACAAAATTACTGATGATGAAAAATCCCATATCCTTGAACTGTTCAGCCTGTAATCTTTCAAAAATGAAAAAAGCATTGAAAAGTACAAAATAATATAAAACAATATCATACTGAAACTTAATTAATATATACTAGTTTAAACAAATAATTAGTAAAACAAAATTGGGGAAACTATTAATGGACATTCAAATATTTCTACTGGGTTGTCTTACAACATTATATTTTATCCTCCCTGCATATTTTTCAAATGGAGGAGCACTAGCGTTTGGTGGGGGAACACCAGTTGACTTTGGAAAAAAAGACAGTAAAGGCGTTCGCTGGATAGGTGATGGAGTAACTTGGAGAGGATTAATTGCAGGAACCTTAATCGGAATGCTAACTGGAGCAGTTCAAGGGTTATTGGCTCCAAGCATACTATCTGCAATAGGACCATACATCATAACTCCAATAATAACTGACGTCCACAGCGGAATAATAATAGGGTTTTTACTTGGTTTTGGTGCACTTGTCGGTGATGCATTAGGAAGCTTTTTAAAAAGAAGACTTGGAATTGGAAGAGGAAAGCCTGCACCATTTTTAGATCAATTAGATTTCATAATAGTTGCATTAATCTTTGTTTCACCAGTTGTTAAACTAGACCCATTATTTATATTAATTGCAATTGTCCTAACACTGATTATTCATTTAGTGGCAAATGGCGGTGCCTATTTGCTTGGCTTAAAAGATGTGTGGTATTAAAAAAAAAGAAATATGATGAGTTAGATATATCTATTCATCATTACCACTGTGCCTACAGCCGGTGCAACGGTACATTCATCATCAGTTAAAATATCACCCATTGACTTGACTTCAAGACCCAATAATTCGGCTGCTTTTTTATCAAGGATATCCTTGCCCAAACCTGTGGTGACAATCAAATCAAGGTTTTGTGTTTCATGAACCTGTTTTAAGCCATCAGCAATCTGTTCAACCTGTTTTTGATGGATGAATTTACACATTTCAACGATTTCATCCATAGACAACATTTCCAAATCTGCACAGACCACCCTGGCGATTCTTTTTGCACAGTCAAGTTTTGATTTGGACTCGCCATCAAATGTATCGCAAATGTAATCATCTTCACCAATTAAATCCAAAACAGTGTAGACATCGGCAGTTTGTGCAAACAATTCGGAAGCTACCCTATATTCTTTCCCATTCAATTCAACCTTATCCAAAAAGCTGGCCAAGTTGGTTCTCAATGTTCCTGTGTAGACAAGCTCACCGGTAGCGGACCTGTCAAAATCAGATTTTCCAATTGCACATTCATTTCCACCCTTGATGGGAATAATATCTGTTGTAGTGCTTCCAGTGTCAATGAAAATGCAGTCATCAGAAATAAGAGTGGCAATCTGAGCGGTTGCAATCCAGTTTGCAGCAGCCGCCTTCAATGGAGTCTTTTCAATTTCTTCATTTGACATCATTCCGTCGATTCCCACATATGCAATCGGACAGTCAAATGTTTGCTCACATTTCGCCACAACATCCAATACACCGTCCTTTTTTGTATCGTAAGCGTCAACCAACTCAGCAGTCATTGAAATTCCAACTGCATCGATTTCATCAACAGGACAGATATTTTCAATCAATTCAACCAGAACTTTTGATAAATCATCATTATTGCTCCACATTGGAAGATATGCAAAATCAACTTCGATGTTTTTAATTTCATCACCATCAAAGTCAATCACTGCCAAATCAGTATTTGCTCCACCAATGTCAAAACCAGCTACTTTCATAATTAGATTCTCCTGATTTCCAGATTATCTCCGGATTTTTTAAATTCAACTTCACCATCAAGGGAAATATCCAAATCATCGATTTTTATTTCTCCATCTGCAAATTCGATAATTGTTTTGCCGATGTTGAAATTGGCGATTTCCTTCAATCCCACATAAGGTGTTGTAAATCTGGAGTTTATTTCCAAAAGATAGACAGAATAGATATCTTTTTCATCGGCATTTATCAACAAGTCAACACCTACAAAACCCTTTAAACCATCAATGGATTCAACTGCTTTTGTAGCTATTTCAAATGCTTCCTTTTTATATTTGCTTTCGAAAGGCAATTTTCCACCAAAGTACATTCCCTTATCATCCTTAAGTTCAACGTACTGTTCATTCAGACTTATTGGAATTGCCTTTTTGCCGTCGGACAATAAACTGACACTTACATCAGTTCCTTCAACATATTCCTGAACTATGACTCTGGAACCCGGCTTGAATATCTTATCCAAATCCAAGGTCAAATCCTCAATCTTTTCAATTATTACAATATCTTCACAATCAACACCCATCAAAGGCTTGATAATAAGTTTTAATGGAGTTAACGGGTCTTCGGATTGCCATTTCTCATGCAGATTTTCAATCGCTCTTTTCCAGTACCCCTTTGGGTCTATTTTAAACCTGAATGTTCTTGGCTGTGGAACAATATTGGAAAGTGCCTCATATGTTTCAAATTTATCTGAAGATATGCGGCATGCTTCAGCTGAGGAATTATACAGCTTAACATTGTTTTTCTCTAAAATTCTTGAAATTTTGTAAAGGTTATTGTCGTTTTCAGCAGCTATGAAAATGGCTTTTGTGAAATTTTGAGCATTATCATCAAGCCAATCGACAACATCCCCATTTATTAAAATTGGATTGACATTATCATAATCCTTTACAATTTCTGCATATGATTCATTAATAACTAAATCAATATTAAAATCCTTCAAATCATCTAAAAGTGAAAAAATCAATGCTTCAGCTTCAGAGATAATGCATTTATCCTTTTTACCTGAAGCAGTGAAATATTCAAATGCCAAAATGGAATCATCATTCTCTTGCATCATAATTAATCATCATACCTTTTATGTTTAAATCATCTTTTGGGAAAATCATCCTTTCACCGTCAAACAGCATATGTATCAATGCATTTTCCTTTTTCTCAAATTCTGAGACTGTAATGTCCTCTTCATTTTGAGTCATTTTTCTTGAAAAAGAAGTCATTATATCTTCCGGAGCAGTGATATTCAGCAAACCGTCATTGTAGTATTCTTCTATTGCATCGACAGTTTTTATTGCGGCATCTCCATCACCATATGGATTTTTAGCGTTTTTCATTTTTTCGCAAAATTCCTTGTCATTTAGGATTTTATCCACATTTTCCAAGATGGCTTTTTTATCTGCCCCAACAAGAATGTTTCCTCCTGCAGTTACTGTTTCCGGTCTTTCAGTATTATATCTCAATGTCAATGCTGGAACATCCAATGTGATGGCTTCCTCCTGAAGGCCTCCTGAGTCTGTCAATATTAAAGATGAAAGTGATGTCAGCTGCAGGAAATCAAGATATCCTATAGGCTTTATGATATGGATATGCTCCAGGTCATTCAGCTCATCAAACAGGCCGAAATTCTTTAGGGTGTTTTTGGTTCTTGGATGAATCGGAAATATGATATTCATATCATCCAGTTCCTTTAAAGCCTCAACAATGCTTGTCACCCTTTTTTCATCGTCAACGTTTTCTGCCCTGTGCATTGTCAATGTTATGATATTGTCCATGTTTTCAATATCCAAATCCGCCAGTGCCTTTTCTTCAAAACCCTTTTTCTTTGCAATTTCCAAATGTCTAAAGCAAGCGTCAACAACAGTGTTTCCTGTAATTATAAGGTTTTTTCTTGAATAACCTTCCGCCAAAAGATTGATTGCAGATTCTTCTGTTGGAATAAAATACATCTGTGAGCAAACGTCAGCAGCTCTGCGGTTAATTTCTTCAGGCATTGTCAAATCAAATGATCTGAGTCCGGCTTCCACATGACCTACTGCAATGTGCAATTTTGCAGCAACTAGGGCTCCCGCCAAAACAGCATTGGTATCCCCCTGCACAAGTACAATATCCGGTTTTTCCTGTAGAATAACCTTTTCGATGCCTTCCATCATCAAGCCGGTTTGCTTACCGTGAGTGCCAGAACCAACATTAATGTTATAATCAGGAGTAGGAATTTCCAAATCTCTGAAGAAATTGTCAGACATCTCTTTATCATAATGCTGGCCAGTATGCAATACAATCTGAGGAATGCTCCTTTTAGATATTTCATCAATTATAGGAGCCATCTTAATGATTTCAGGTCTTGTCCCTAAAATAGTAGCTATCTTCATATAATCACCCAAATATCATTTATAAAAAAATAAGAAAAACATCATCCAAAATGTAGAAGATTTGACAATTTACCATTGTCGATAATTACATTTCCTATTAAGAATGAACCTATGACTACACCAAAAGCCATACAAACAGTAATCATACCAACATTAAGGAAAAATGCTTCGATAATGTCCTTTATCGGAAATTTAACGCCATTTTTAACATTATCTACCACCGAAGAAATCAATGGCGGCAATGTCATGATAAGAGAAAATGCAAGAATGAACGGAATTGACCTCAGCCATAAATTGGAATCGTTATGGTTTACTGCAAGGTACAAACCCAATATAAAACCAATAGCAATACTTATGATAGAAAATTTATCAAAAACATCATAGACTTTTCCCATTAAATCTCACCAATTAAATTTATATATAAACATCCTTTAAACTTTTTACTATTGACTCACGAATAGCATATCGTTTTTGAAGGTCGCTTAAGGAATCAACCAGATCCCGTTTAAATCTCTCACATGCATAATCATCATACCTGAACTTAATTCCATCATATTGAATGTCCATTAGAATTAAATATTCCGCTTCCATGACCTTAATGTTGGCACGCGGAGCATCTTGAGGAGGATTCAACAAGTCCTGAACTTCATCCAATGTCATCTTGCCGATTGCAACATCCACAAAAACCCTCATCATCTTTCTTACCATGTTCCATAAAAATGATTCACCATAGATATCAATAAAAATTGGAGATATGGTATCATGCAGATTCGGGAATTCCCTTTTATGATAATCCTCCAAATCCACTTTGGTGACCTTAATGTCATCAATTGTTCTTGTGGTTGTCTTTTGAAAACGTTTGGTGAAATTAGTGAAATTATGGGTTCCTTTAAAAATTTCAGCACATTCCCTAAGTTTGTCAATATCCAAATCCTGAAACAGCATATACCTATACTGCCTCATTTGAGCATACCTTGGCTTAAAAGCGTATCTGACAGGAGCGCTAGCTAAAATTTGAATATCATCAGGCAGGGAATTATTAATTTCATTTACCCTTACGTCCTTTTCTGATTGGAAACTGATTACATTGCCTAGACTATGGACGCCTGCATCGGTTCTGCCAGCTATTCTGAATCTGGATTTTTTTAAATCATCAATATAGTCCAGTTTGCGCAGATGATAAATCAGTTCCTCTTCGACAGTCCTTAAATCAGGTTGTCTTTGAAAACCATGAAAATTAGTTCCGATATATCCAATTTTTAATGCTGTTCGCTTCATCACTCATATATTGAATATTCTGTAAAATAAACTTTGGGAAAAAGAAGGAGGAAAATAAATAGCTATGGCCAATAGCTATTTAAATACGGCAGTATTACTTTTTTAGTACCTCCAGTTTTAGAAATTGAGGAGATTCATTTCTACGGAATTATAGGAACTATCCTTTTTTTAGAAGATTATTTGTTGCTTTCAAATCATTCCCATCAACCATTGAAATGAAAAAGAGATAATTAAAATCAGACAAGAGTAGAGTATTTATGAATTGATTTCAATTATCAATTACTTTTACTTAGTAATCAATTTAATGTAAAAAGTAATAAGCATATAAATTTTATTAAATTATTTTTTCAATAAATATCATCCATTTTCATGAAAAAGAGTTAT
This region includes:
- the truA gene encoding tRNA pseudouridine(38-40) synthase TruA, which codes for MKRTALKIGYIGTNFHGFQRQPDLRTVEEELIYHLRKLDYIDDLKKSRFRIAGRTDAGVHSLGNVISFQSEKDVRVNEINNSLPDDIQILASAPVRYAFKPRYAQMRQYRYMLFQDLDIDKLRECAEIFKGTHNFTNFTKRFQKTTTRTIDDIKVTKVDLEDYHKREFPNLHDTISPIFIDIYGESFLWNMVRKMMRVFVDVAIGKMTLDEVQDLLNPPQDAPRANIKVMEAEYLILMDIQYDGIKFRYDDYACERFKRDLVDSLSDLQKRYAIRESIVKSLKDVYI
- a CDS encoding hydantoinase/oxoprolinase family protein — translated: MKVAGFDIGGANTDLAVIDFDGDEIKNIEVDFAYLPMWSNNDDLSKVLVELIENICPVDEIDAVGISMTAELVDAYDTKKDGVLDVVAKCEQTFDCPIAYVGIDGMMSNEEIEKTPLKAAAANWIATAQIATLISDDCIFIDTGSTTTDIIPIKGGNECAIGKSDFDRSATGELVYTGTLRTNLASFLDKVELNGKEYRVASELFAQTADVYTVLDLIGEDDYICDTFDGESKSKLDCAKRIARVVCADLEMLSMDEIVEMCKFIHQKQVEQIADGLKQVHETQNLDLIVTTGLGKDILDKKAAELLGLEVKSMGDILTDDECTVAPAVGTVVMMNRYI
- a CDS encoding CDP-2,3-bis-(O-geranylgeranyl)-sn-glycerol synthase, with amino-acid sequence MDIQIFLLGCLTTLYFILPAYFSNGGALAFGGGTPVDFGKKDSKGVRWIGDGVTWRGLIAGTLIGMLTGAVQGLLAPSILSAIGPYIITPIITDVHSGIIIGFLLGFGALVGDALGSFLKRRLGIGRGKPAPFLDQLDFIIVALIFVSPVVKLDPLFILIAIVLTLIIHLVANGGAYLLGLKDVWY
- the wecB gene encoding non-hydrolyzing UDP-N-acetylglucosamine 2-epimerase; translation: MKIATILGTRPEIIKMAPIIDEISKRSIPQIVLHTGQHYDKEMSDNFFRDLEIPTPDYNINVGSGTHGKQTGLMMEGIEKVILQEKPDIVLVQGDTNAVLAGALVAAKLHIAVGHVEAGLRSFDLTMPEEINRRAADVCSQMYFIPTEESAINLLAEGYSRKNLIITGNTVVDACFRHLEIAKKKGFEEKALADLDIENMDNIITLTMHRAENVDDEKRVTSIVEALKELDDMNIIFPIHPRTKNTLKNFGLFDELNDLEHIHIIKPIGYLDFLQLTSLSSLILTDSGGLQEEAITLDVPALTLRYNTERPETVTAGGNILVGADKKAILENVDKILNDKEFCEKMKNAKNPYGDGDAAIKTVDAIEEYYNDGLLNITAPEDIMTSFSRKMTQNEEDITVSEFEKKENALIHMLFDGERMIFPKDDLNIKGMMINYDARE
- a CDS encoding ATP-grasp domain-containing protein, whose protein sequence is MMQENDDSILAFEYFTASGKKDKCIISEAEALIFSLLDDLKDFNIDLVINESYAEIVKDYDNVNPILINGDVVDWLDDNAQNFTKAIFIAAENDNNLYKISRILEKNNVKLYNSSAEACRISSDKFETYEALSNIVPQPRTFRFKIDPKGYWKRAIENLHEKWQSEDPLTPLKLIIKPLMGVDCEDIVIIEKIEDLTLDLDKIFKPGSRVIVQEYVEGTDVSVSLLSDGKKAIPISLNEQYVELKDDKGMYFGGKLPFESKYKKEAFEIATKAVESIDGLKGFVGVDLLINADEKDIYSVYLLEINSRFTTPYVGLKEIANFNIGKTIIEFADGEIKIDDLDISLDGEVEFKKSGDNLEIRRI